GTAATTTGAGTCTCCCGTTGGAGATCACAAGCACATTTTAAAATGAAAGGAGTAGGGGAAGTCAGCGAGGAAGTGACCACTTGCTCTGTAGACATTTGGAGCAAGGTATTTGCTAGGGAAATTAAAAATGCTGCGAGATACAGGAGCTATATTCAATTTCCTGTCCTATTTGGTGTTTGcaacattttcaaagttcagcacAAATAAAACATTTTCCTGCCGTCTGAGAGCTTAAATTCAAATGAGTTATCTGTACACCAACAACCATTCCTTGAATAGGAACCTGTCTTCCTAATTTTCTGTACCCTCCAAACACTGCATGCATTCCTAGCTCCTACCAGGCCTACGTGTATACTATACTTACATTGAGggacagaaaaaaaaattacatttgctCTGGATGCCGCATATTTACAATCGATCAATAAGGTGCTCCGTTTAACCTCCATCAGCTTAAATTTGTGAACTAAGCTCGATCTGTCAGTCAGTGCCTCCCTCAGCTCCGTAACTTCTTCTATCTCACGAACCTCTCGAGGTCGATGACCATGACGGTGACGTCGTCCCTGCTCCCCCTGCGCCGCGCCATGTCCACGAGCTCCACGCAGGAGCGCGCCACggacgacgtcgccgccgcgttGCGGCTCCTCGAGACGACGTCGACGGCCTCCTGGTTGCTCACCTTGTCCCAGAGTCCGTCGGACGCGACGACGAGGAACTCGCAGCCGGCGCGCAGGGGCACCCTGGCGACCGCCGGCTCGGCGAGCACCCACCGCTTCAGGCCGGAGTCGCCGAACGCCCGCGACACGGCCAGGCTGCCCTGCACCCGCCacacgccgctgccgctgcggctcacgaagccgccgccgcgctcgatgCGCGCCctctcgccctccgccgcgcacGTGTGGTCCGCCGTCAGcgcggccgccacgccgccgccgcggctcagCACCGCGCGGCAGTCGCCCAGGTGCGCCACGTACAGGTCGCTGCCCCTCAccagcgccgtcgccgcgcacgcgccgccggcgctcgcACCCTGCTGCGTCCAAAAGATCAA
The genomic region above belongs to Panicum virgatum strain AP13 chromosome 8N, P.virgatum_v5, whole genome shotgun sequence and contains:
- the LOC120684559 gene encoding probable protein phosphatase 2C 74, translating into TSGLIFWTQQGASAGGACAATALVRGSDLYVAHLGDCRAVLSRGGGVAAALTADHTCAAEGERARIERGGGFVSRSGSGVWRVQGSLAVSRAFGDSGLKRWVLAEPAVARVPLRAGCEFLVVASDGLWDKVSNQEAVDVVSRSRNAAATSSVARSCVELVDMARRRGSRDDVTVMVIDLERFVR